From one Triticum aestivum cultivar Chinese Spring chromosome 4B, IWGSC CS RefSeq v2.1, whole genome shotgun sequence genomic stretch:
- the LOC123093996 gene encoding E3 ubiquitin-protein ligase RFWD3, with protein MPPRRGRRASPPVPILEDEDLDFEVSYSEGEDGEDGGGSDSSSSSSGEEGTDVEDGERSDEGEEEEEQEGQEESVAEGCGPAVQARVPGGAAAERAASAPTCPVCMEPWTSEGEHRISCIPCGHVYGRSCLERWLTQRGNASATCPQCGRRFKHKDIINIYAPEVAVPNNDLEKQLWFCRQKLESLEEVVLKQGKLLDEIISEKNHRSADVGVSKRQKIAEHSDGRTYLEPSASASAASASGNSCRFVLLKELSFDGARVMGIDACNQIILASGKAPGVGGEHVLRKISMLSSHEARKIQLPPDTKVVKDICILPGGSALFASLGRRLSLFSMTTNSVVLQCNLPVPAWSCSAHDSDSRRVYAGLQDGRVLVFDTRQHSRPLHSMAGLSKHLVHTLHSVTDNSGSRKVLSASAIGPCMWDADGNQSSPKLLLEDDNQHVCFSLACAPPSSDLLVASYRPKADYSSGDAAAPSQAYLSQTSTQSGAGKLGQHTVIRRTGNASFAEGSTCHSNVSEVRMCKSAIVPCGNDEHLFAYGDESHRGVLTWRLPSLGVHSGLIPHRQPILDLRYAGSRVGGGYLGCLSDDKLQVYRVDR; from the exons atgcCGCCGCGCCGGGGCAGGCGCGCGTCTCCTCCGGTGCCGATCCTGGAGGACGAGGACCTCGATTTCGAGGTCAGCTACAGCGAAGGGGAGGACGGGGAAGATGGCGGAGGATCGgattcctcgtcgtcgtcgtcgggggAGGAGGGAACGGATGTAGAGGACGGCGAAAGATCGgatgagggggaggaggaggaggagcaggaggggcAGGAGGAGAGCGTCGCGGAGGGATGCGGGCCGGCCGTGCAAGCTAGGGttcccggcggcgcggcggcggagagggcCGCCAGCGCCCCCACCTGCCCCGTCTGTATGGAGCCCTGGACCTCCGAAGGCGAGCACCGCATCAG TTGCATTCCTTGCGGGCATGTCTACGGCAGATCTTGCCTGGAGAGATGGTTAACGCAGCGTGGTAACGCTAGTGCGACG TGCCCTCAATGTGGAAGAAGGTTTAAACATAAGGACATTATCAACATCTATGCACCGGAGGTTGCTGTTCCAAATAACGATCTTGAGAAG CAATTATGGTTTTGCCGGCAAAAGCTCGAATCCCTTGAGGAAGTG GTCCTGAAACAAGGGAAGCTGCTTGACGAGATAATTTCTGAGAAG AATCACAGGTCGGCAGATGTTGGTGTCTCAAAACGACAG AAAATAGCAGAGCACTCAGATGGAAGAACATATCTGGAACCGTCAGCCTCAGCCAGTGCAGCCTCAGCTTCTGGCAACAGTTGCCGTTTCGTTTTACTG AAGGAATTATCTTTTGATGGTGCTCGAGTCATGGGCATAGATGCATGTAACCAAATAATACTTGCTTCTGGGAAGGCACCTGGTGTGGGTGGAGAACATGTTCTTAGAAAG ATTAGCATGCTATCCAGCCATGAAGCACGTAAAATACAGCTTCCTCCTGATACTAAAGTTGTCAAGGACATATGTATCTTGCCTGGTGGCTCTGCTCTTTTTGCATCACTAGGCAGAAGGCTCTCACTCTTTAG CATGACGACCAACAGTGTTGTTCTTCAATGTAATTTACCG GTTCCTGCTTGGTCATGTTCAGCACATGACTCTGATTCACGTCGCGTTTATGCTGGCTTGCAG GATGGCAGGGTTTTGGTATTTGATACTCGTCAGCATTCAAGACCCTTGCATTCCATGGCGGGGCTATCTAAACATCTGGTCCATACACTCCACTCTGTCACTGATAACAGCGGTTCCAGAAAGGTTCTTTCAGCTTCTGCTATTGGGCCTTGCATGTGGGATGCTGATGGCAATCAAAGCAG TCCGAAGCTACTACTAGAGGATGATAACCAACACGTCTGCTTCTCTCTTGCGTGTGCCCCTCCATCGAGCGATCTGTTGGTGGCCTCCTACCGGCCCAAGGCCGATTACTCATCAGGAGACGCCGCTGCTCCATCTCAAGCGTACCTATCACAGACGTCGACACAGTCTGGTGCAGGGAAACTGGGGCAGCACACCGTCATCAGGAGGACAGGCAATGCATCCTTCGCCGAGGGCAGCACATGCCACTCCAACGTAAGCGAAGTGCGCATGTGCAAATCAGCAATCGTACCTTGCGGGAACGACGAACATCTCTTCGCCTACGGGGACGAGTCACACCGCGGGGTCCTGACCTGGCGACTACCTTCCCTTGGGGTCCATTCTGGCCTGATACCCCACCGCCAGCCAATCCTCGACCTAAGGTATGCGGGAAGTCGAGTGGGAGGTGGGTACCTTGGGTGCCTGAGCGATGATAAGTTGCAAGTTTACAGAGTTGATAGATAG
- the LOC123089750 gene encoding probable protein phosphatase 2C 31 isoform X3: MGNGISKNTCFSGDTYAPAVSSDPVPGDIHGHSFKYVPISVAFDKSSMANVLSSKTPFFSLSGAAINANQATSSSMPSFQLLNELMGPQSYACIVKSSCSFAAAPLQATPARSSLSGHFLDSSSTVSTISNQLPRRACMYGSRCRNERPLGKSLATAGSRLDFRVPRNSLLSKGPTELSNMDSFGDGNHRSPPSNNVQWAQGMAGEDRFQVAVSEERGWVFVGIYDGFFGPDATDYLFANLHVAVHHALKGVLSDNIQCNDSTTTSNHLFSLNGGNHSPEFERKPARRGRIEHPEKDNSAMSGGGPTIHQKVLGALDRALRETEEAFFKAAEEGATDNPEIGLMGSCVLVMLMKGEGVYVMNVGDSRAVLARGREPDLDNIPGKATRKDLQQLKAEIMDGLQSVQLNAEHSTSVEEEVNRIKAEHSDRNAIIHGRVKGKLNVTRAFGAGYLKEPKWNSMLLGSFKIDYIGKGPYINCIPSLHHHRIGPNDKFLVLSCDGLYQYFTNKEVVDEVEMFTTVYPKGNPAEHLVEELLLRAARKAGMDYHELLNISHDERRRYHDDVSVIVISFKGRMWRSSA; encoded by the exons ATGGGCAATGGCATCTCCAAAAACACATGCTTCTCCGGTGACACCTATGCGCCGGCTGTCTCATCGGACCCAGTACCCGGCGACATCCATGGGCACTCCTTCAAGTATGTGCCAATATCCGTCGCCTTCGACAAGTCCTCAATGGCTAATGTGCTCTCATCGAAAACACCCTTCTTCTCTTTATCCGGAGCGGCCATCAACGCCAACCAAGCAACATCATCATCAATGCCGTCGTTCCAGCTGCTTAATGAATTGATGGGGCCGCAATCATATGCGTGCATCGTTAAGAGCTCGTGCTCCTTCGCCGCTGCACCGCTCCAGGCCACACCAGCTAGGTCGTCCTTGTCTGGACACTTCTTGGATTCATCCAGCACCGTATCCACTATCTCCAACCAGTTGCCAAGGCGGGCCTGCATGTACG GCTCTCGGTGTCGCAATGAGCGGCCTCTCGGCAAATCTTTGGCCACAGCCGGCTCCAGGCTCGATTTCAGGGTGCCACGCAACAGCCTCCTATCAAAGGGTCCTACTGAGTTGTCAAATATGGATTCCTTCGGGGATGGGAATCACCGCTCGCCACCGAGCAATAATGTGCAGTGGGCTCAGGGCATGGCCGGCGAGGACCGGTTCCAGGTGGCGGTCTCAGAGGAGCGTGGGTGGGTGTTCGTGGGGATTTATGACGGCTTCTTTGGTCCAGATGCGACCGACTACCTCTTTGCGAACCTCCACGTCGCCGTGCACCACGCACTCAAGGGTGTGCTCTCGGACAACATCCAGTGCAATGATTCGACAACCACTTCTAATCATCTCTTTTCTCTTAATGGAGGCAATCATAGCCCAGAGTTTGAACGAAAGCCGGCAAGGAGGGGTCGGATAGAACATCCGGAGAAGGACAATTCTGCCATGTCTGGGGGCGGCCCGACGATACACCAGAAAGTCCTCGGGGCGCTGGATCGGGCGTTGAGGGAGACGGAGGAGGCATTTTTCAAGGCAGCAGAGGAGGGTGCGACCGACAACCCAGAGATTGGGCTGATGGGGTCATGCGTGCTAGTGATGCTGATGAAGGGCGAGGGCGTGTATGTGATGAACGTGGGGGACAGTCGTGCCGTGTTGGCGAGGGGGCGGGAGCCCGATCTTGATAACATCCCCGGCAAGGCGACACGGAAGGATCTGCAGCAGTTGAAGGCCGAGATCATGGATGGCCTACAGTCTGTGCAGCTCAACGCTGAACACAGTACCTCTGTTGAGGAG GAGGTAAACAGGATCAAGGCTGAACATAGTGATCGCAACGCCATCATCCACGGCAGAGTGAAGGGGAAACTCAACGTCACCAGAGCATTCGGGGCTGGCTACCTGAAGGAG CCAAAGTGGAACAGTATGTTGTTAGGGTCCTTCAAGATTGATTACATCGGCAAGGGCCCCTACATAAACTGCATCCCATCACTCCACCACCATCGTATCGGTCCAAACGACAAGTTCCTGGTGTTGTCGTGTGACGGGCTCTATCAATATTTCACCAATAAAGAGGTGGTTGATGAGGTAGAGATGTTCACAACTGTGTATCCCAAGGGCAATCCTGCTGAGCATCTCGTCGAAGAATTGTTACTTCGGGCTGCAAGGAAGGCCG GTATGGACTACCATGAACTGCTCAACATATCCCATGACGAAAGGAGGAGATACCATGATGATGTTTCTGTCATCGTGATCTCGTTCAAGGGGAGGATGTGGAGATCCTCCGCTTAG
- the LOC123089750 gene encoding probable protein phosphatase 2C 31 isoform X2, which yields MGNGISKNTCFSGDTYAPAVSSDPVPGDIHGHSFKYVPISVAFDKSSMANVLSSKTPFFSLSGAAINANQATSSSMPSFQLLNELMGPQSYACIVKSSCSFAAAPLQATPARSSLSGHFLDSSSTVSTISNQLPRRACMYGMLDHSFSSSSSVVSKQDSVSHLMVEHGATGSRCRNERPLGKSLATAGSRLDFRVPRNSLLSKGPTELSNMDSFGDGNHRSPPSNNVQWAQGMAGEDRFQVAVSEERGWVFVGIYDGFFGPDATDYLFANLHVAVHHALKGNHSPEFERKPARRGRIEHPEKDNSAMSGGGPTIHQKVLGALDRALRETEEAFFKAAEEGATDNPEIGLMGSCVLVMLMKGEGVYVMNVGDSRAVLARGREPDLDNIPGKATRKDLQQLKAEIMDGLQSVQLNAEHSTSVEEEVNRIKAEHSDRNAIIHGRVKGKLNVTRAFGAGYLKEPKWNSMLLGSFKIDYIGKGPYINCIPSLHHHRIGPNDKFLVLSCDGLYQYFTNKEVVDEVEMFTTVYPKGNPAEHLVEELLLRAARKAGMDYHELLNISHDERRRYHDDVSVIVISFKGRMWRSSA from the exons ATGGGCAATGGCATCTCCAAAAACACATGCTTCTCCGGTGACACCTATGCGCCGGCTGTCTCATCGGACCCAGTACCCGGCGACATCCATGGGCACTCCTTCAAGTATGTGCCAATATCCGTCGCCTTCGACAAGTCCTCAATGGCTAATGTGCTCTCATCGAAAACACCCTTCTTCTCTTTATCCGGAGCGGCCATCAACGCCAACCAAGCAACATCATCATCAATGCCGTCGTTCCAGCTGCTTAATGAATTGATGGGGCCGCAATCATATGCGTGCATCGTTAAGAGCTCGTGCTCCTTCGCCGCTGCACCGCTCCAGGCCACACCAGCTAGGTCGTCCTTGTCTGGACACTTCTTGGATTCATCCAGCACCGTATCCACTATCTCCAACCAGTTGCCAAGGCGGGCCTGCATGTACGGTATGCTAGACCACTCCTTCTCATCGTCCTCATCCGTTGTTAGTAAACAGGATAGTGTTTCTCATCTCATGGTTGAACACGGCGCCACAGGCTCTCGGTGTCGCAATGAGCGGCCTCTCGGCAAATCTTTGGCCACAGCCGGCTCCAGGCTCGATTTCAGGGTGCCACGCAACAGCCTCCTATCAAAGGGTCCTACTGAGTTGTCAAATATGGATTCCTTCGGGGATGGGAATCACCGCTCGCCACCGAGCAATAATGTGCAGTGGGCTCAGGGCATGGCCGGCGAGGACCGGTTCCAGGTGGCGGTCTCAGAGGAGCGTGGGTGGGTGTTCGTGGGGATTTATGACGGCTTCTTTGGTCCAGATGCGACCGACTACCTCTTTGCGAACCTCCACGTCGCCGTGCACCACGCACTCAAGG GCAATCATAGCCCAGAGTTTGAACGAAAGCCGGCAAGGAGGGGTCGGATAGAACATCCGGAGAAGGACAATTCTGCCATGTCTGGGGGCGGCCCGACGATACACCAGAAAGTCCTCGGGGCGCTGGATCGGGCGTTGAGGGAGACGGAGGAGGCATTTTTCAAGGCAGCAGAGGAGGGTGCGACCGACAACCCAGAGATTGGGCTGATGGGGTCATGCGTGCTAGTGATGCTGATGAAGGGCGAGGGCGTGTATGTGATGAACGTGGGGGACAGTCGTGCCGTGTTGGCGAGGGGGCGGGAGCCCGATCTTGATAACATCCCCGGCAAGGCGACACGGAAGGATCTGCAGCAGTTGAAGGCCGAGATCATGGATGGCCTACAGTCTGTGCAGCTCAACGCTGAACACAGTACCTCTGTTGAGGAG GAGGTAAACAGGATCAAGGCTGAACATAGTGATCGCAACGCCATCATCCACGGCAGAGTGAAGGGGAAACTCAACGTCACCAGAGCATTCGGGGCTGGCTACCTGAAGGAG CCAAAGTGGAACAGTATGTTGTTAGGGTCCTTCAAGATTGATTACATCGGCAAGGGCCCCTACATAAACTGCATCCCATCACTCCACCACCATCGTATCGGTCCAAACGACAAGTTCCTGGTGTTGTCGTGTGACGGGCTCTATCAATATTTCACCAATAAAGAGGTGGTTGATGAGGTAGAGATGTTCACAACTGTGTATCCCAAGGGCAATCCTGCTGAGCATCTCGTCGAAGAATTGTTACTTCGGGCTGCAAGGAAGGCCG GTATGGACTACCATGAACTGCTCAACATATCCCATGACGAAAGGAGGAGATACCATGATGATGTTTCTGTCATCGTGATCTCGTTCAAGGGGAGGATGTGGAGATCCTCCGCTTAG
- the LOC123089750 gene encoding probable protein phosphatase 2C 31 isoform X1, producing MGNGISKNTCFSGDTYAPAVSSDPVPGDIHGHSFKYVPISVAFDKSSMANVLSSKTPFFSLSGAAINANQATSSSMPSFQLLNELMGPQSYACIVKSSCSFAAAPLQATPARSSLSGHFLDSSSTVSTISNQLPRRACMYGMLDHSFSSSSSVVSKQDSVSHLMVEHGATGSRCRNERPLGKSLATAGSRLDFRVPRNSLLSKGPTELSNMDSFGDGNHRSPPSNNVQWAQGMAGEDRFQVAVSEERGWVFVGIYDGFFGPDATDYLFANLHVAVHHALKGVLSDNIQCNDSTTTSNHLFSLNGGNHSPEFERKPARRGRIEHPEKDNSAMSGGGPTIHQKVLGALDRALRETEEAFFKAAEEGATDNPEIGLMGSCVLVMLMKGEGVYVMNVGDSRAVLARGREPDLDNIPGKATRKDLQQLKAEIMDGLQSVQLNAEHSTSVEEEVNRIKAEHSDRNAIIHGRVKGKLNVTRAFGAGYLKEPKWNSMLLGSFKIDYIGKGPYINCIPSLHHHRIGPNDKFLVLSCDGLYQYFTNKEVVDEVEMFTTVYPKGNPAEHLVEELLLRAARKAGMDYHELLNISHDERRRYHDDVSVIVISFKGRMWRSSA from the exons ATGGGCAATGGCATCTCCAAAAACACATGCTTCTCCGGTGACACCTATGCGCCGGCTGTCTCATCGGACCCAGTACCCGGCGACATCCATGGGCACTCCTTCAAGTATGTGCCAATATCCGTCGCCTTCGACAAGTCCTCAATGGCTAATGTGCTCTCATCGAAAACACCCTTCTTCTCTTTATCCGGAGCGGCCATCAACGCCAACCAAGCAACATCATCATCAATGCCGTCGTTCCAGCTGCTTAATGAATTGATGGGGCCGCAATCATATGCGTGCATCGTTAAGAGCTCGTGCTCCTTCGCCGCTGCACCGCTCCAGGCCACACCAGCTAGGTCGTCCTTGTCTGGACACTTCTTGGATTCATCCAGCACCGTATCCACTATCTCCAACCAGTTGCCAAGGCGGGCCTGCATGTACGGTATGCTAGACCACTCCTTCTCATCGTCCTCATCCGTTGTTAGTAAACAGGATAGTGTTTCTCATCTCATGGTTGAACACGGCGCCACAGGCTCTCGGTGTCGCAATGAGCGGCCTCTCGGCAAATCTTTGGCCACAGCCGGCTCCAGGCTCGATTTCAGGGTGCCACGCAACAGCCTCCTATCAAAGGGTCCTACTGAGTTGTCAAATATGGATTCCTTCGGGGATGGGAATCACCGCTCGCCACCGAGCAATAATGTGCAGTGGGCTCAGGGCATGGCCGGCGAGGACCGGTTCCAGGTGGCGGTCTCAGAGGAGCGTGGGTGGGTGTTCGTGGGGATTTATGACGGCTTCTTTGGTCCAGATGCGACCGACTACCTCTTTGCGAACCTCCACGTCGCCGTGCACCACGCACTCAAGGGTGTGCTCTCGGACAACATCCAGTGCAATGATTCGACAACCACTTCTAATCATCTCTTTTCTCTTAATGGAGGCAATCATAGCCCAGAGTTTGAACGAAAGCCGGCAAGGAGGGGTCGGATAGAACATCCGGAGAAGGACAATTCTGCCATGTCTGGGGGCGGCCCGACGATACACCAGAAAGTCCTCGGGGCGCTGGATCGGGCGTTGAGGGAGACGGAGGAGGCATTTTTCAAGGCAGCAGAGGAGGGTGCGACCGACAACCCAGAGATTGGGCTGATGGGGTCATGCGTGCTAGTGATGCTGATGAAGGGCGAGGGCGTGTATGTGATGAACGTGGGGGACAGTCGTGCCGTGTTGGCGAGGGGGCGGGAGCCCGATCTTGATAACATCCCCGGCAAGGCGACACGGAAGGATCTGCAGCAGTTGAAGGCCGAGATCATGGATGGCCTACAGTCTGTGCAGCTCAACGCTGAACACAGTACCTCTGTTGAGGAG GAGGTAAACAGGATCAAGGCTGAACATAGTGATCGCAACGCCATCATCCACGGCAGAGTGAAGGGGAAACTCAACGTCACCAGAGCATTCGGGGCTGGCTACCTGAAGGAG CCAAAGTGGAACAGTATGTTGTTAGGGTCCTTCAAGATTGATTACATCGGCAAGGGCCCCTACATAAACTGCATCCCATCACTCCACCACCATCGTATCGGTCCAAACGACAAGTTCCTGGTGTTGTCGTGTGACGGGCTCTATCAATATTTCACCAATAAAGAGGTGGTTGATGAGGTAGAGATGTTCACAACTGTGTATCCCAAGGGCAATCCTGCTGAGCATCTCGTCGAAGAATTGTTACTTCGGGCTGCAAGGAAGGCCG GTATGGACTACCATGAACTGCTCAACATATCCCATGACGAAAGGAGGAGATACCATGATGATGTTTCTGTCATCGTGATCTCGTTCAAGGGGAGGATGTGGAGATCCTCCGCTTAG